One stretch of Pseudomonas sp. NC02 DNA includes these proteins:
- a CDS encoding patatin-like phospholipase family protein produces MKKRVALVLGSGGARGYAHIGVIEEIEKRGYDIACIAGCSMGAVVGGIYAAGKLEEYRNWIESLDYLDVLRLVDVSFRLGAIRGEKVFGQIRKIVGEINIEDLRIPYTAVATDLTNQQEIWFQEGCLHQAMRASAAIPSLFTPVMQGNRMLVDGGLLNPLPIVPVVSSHCDLIIAVNLNSTNQKHYKLPVIQRPPAFRSRFDNLVRSLGSHLPFRRKQAEQLLMLEQEALLAQAADINPWLDSAEPEAQQPAAAPEKAGAPKSATGSFIIDNVGPASLLDLINQSFEVMQTSLAQYKIAGYPPDILINVPKRVCRFFEFYKAPELIALGREIASDTLDRYESEQH; encoded by the coding sequence ATGAAGAAACGTGTTGCATTGGTGCTGGGCTCCGGCGGCGCCCGGGGCTACGCCCATATCGGCGTGATCGAGGAAATCGAAAAACGCGGCTACGACATCGCCTGCATTGCCGGTTGCTCCATGGGCGCCGTGGTGGGTGGGATCTATGCCGCGGGCAAGCTGGAAGAGTACCGAAACTGGATCGAAAGCCTCGACTACCTGGACGTACTGCGCCTGGTAGACGTGAGCTTTCGCCTGGGGGCGATCCGTGGCGAGAAGGTGTTCGGGCAGATCCGCAAGATCGTCGGCGAGATCAATATCGAAGACCTGCGCATTCCCTACACCGCCGTGGCCACGGACCTGACCAACCAGCAGGAAATCTGGTTCCAGGAAGGCTGCCTGCACCAGGCCATGCGGGCCTCGGCGGCGATTCCCAGCCTGTTCACCCCGGTGATGCAGGGCAATCGCATGCTGGTGGACGGCGGCTTGCTGAACCCTCTGCCGATCGTGCCGGTGGTGTCGAGCCACTGCGACCTGATCATTGCGGTCAACCTCAACTCCACCAACCAGAAGCACTACAAGCTTCCGGTGATCCAGCGTCCGCCGGCGTTCAGGAGCCGCTTCGACAACCTGGTGCGTTCACTGGGTTCGCACTTGCCGTTTCGGCGCAAGCAGGCCGAGCAGTTGTTGATGCTGGAACAGGAAGCGCTGCTGGCCCAGGCTGCCGACATCAACCCGTGGCTGGACTCTGCCGAACCCGAGGCGCAACAACCGGCGGCGGCACCGGAAAAGGCCGGGGCGCCAAAGTCGGCGACCGGCTCGTTCATCATCGATAACGTGGGGCCTGCATCGCTGCTGGATTTGATCAACCAGAGCTTTGAGGTGATGCAGACGTCATTGGCGCAGTACAAGATCGCCGGGTATCCGCCGGATATTCTGATCAACGTGCCGAAGCGCGTGTGCCGGTTTTTCGAGTTTTACAAAGCGCCGGAGTTGATCGCGCTGGGGCGGGAGATCGCGAGCGATACGCTGGATCGTTACGAGAGCGAGCAACACTGA